A section of the Papio anubis isolate 15944 chromosome 16, Panubis1.0, whole genome shotgun sequence genome encodes:
- the NANP gene encoding N-acylneuraminate-9-phosphatase, protein MKDVIKLLQSKYHYKEEAEIICDKVQVKLSKECFHPYNICITDLRTSHWEEAIQETKGGAANRKLAEECYFLWKSTRLQHMTLAEDVKAMLTELQKEVRLLLLTNGDRQTQREKIEACACQSYFDAVVVGGEQREEKPAPSIFYYCCILLGVQPGDCVMVGDTLETDIQGGLNAGLKATVWINKNGIVPLKSSPVPHYIVSSVLELPALLQSIDRKVSMSA, encoded by the exons ATGAAAGAT gTGATAAAACTCTTACAATCAAAATACCATTATAAAGAAGAGGCTGAAATCATCTGTGATAAAGTTCAAGTTAAACTCAGCAAGGAATGTTTTCATCCTTACAATATATGCATTACTGATTTAAGGACTTCACATTGGGAAGAAGCAATCCAGGAAACAAAAGGTGGTGCAGCCAATAGAAAATTGGCTGAAGAATGTTATTTCCTTTGGAAATCTACACGTTTACAGCATATGACACTAGCAGAAGATGTCAAAGCCATGCTTACTGAACTTCAAAAGGAGGTCCGCCTACTTCTCTTAACGAATGGGGACAGACAGACCCAGAGGGAGAAGATTGAGGCTTGTGCCTGTCAGTCCtattttgatgctgttgttgtaggtggagagcagagagaggagaaaccAGCACCGTCCATATTTTATTACTGCTGCATTCTTCTTGGAGTACAACCTGGGGACTGTGTGATGGTCGGTGACACATTAGAAACCGACATCCAAGGAGGCCTCAATGCAGGATTGAAAGCAACAGTCTGGATCAATAAAAATGGAATAGTGCCACTGAAGTCCTCCCCAGTTCCGCATTACATAGTTTCTTCTGTGCTAGAGTTACCTGCTCTCTTACAAAGTATAGACCGCAAAGTCAGTATGTCCGCTTAA